The Cylindrospermopsis curvispora GIHE-G1 genome contains a region encoding:
- a CDS encoding AbrB family transcriptional regulator, with protein MTETASAPLTGKALLSRVKELSNLPRRERAKQCGYYTVTKNNQVRVNLTDFYDALLSARGIPLSPESTKDGRGREPTYRVSVHQNRQIVIGATYTKAMGLKPGDEFEIRLGYKHIHLIQLSESDKKLLSSETDGDDDNLETDDDDDLDSDEEE; from the coding sequence ATGACTGAAACTGCAAGTGCCCCATTAACAGGAAAAGCATTGCTGTCTAGGGTAAAAGAACTTTCCAATTTACCCCGCCGAGAAAGAGCAAAGCAATGTGGGTATTACACCGTAACTAAAAACAATCAGGTGCGTGTTAACCTCACGGATTTTTATGATGCTTTGTTGTCTGCTAGAGGTATTCCCCTCAGTCCGGAATCAACAAAAGATGGAAGAGGAAGAGAGCCAACCTATCGTGTAAGTGTCCATCAAAACCGTCAAATTGTCATTGGTGCTACTTACACCAAGGCTATGGGTTTAAAACCCGGAGATGAATTTGAAATTCGTCTGGGTTATAAACATATTCACCTGATTCAACTAAGTGAAAGTGATAAAAAACTGCTATCTTCCGAGACTGATGGTGATGATGACAATTTAGAAACTGATGATGATGACGATTTAGACAGCGATGAAGAAGAATAA
- a CDS encoding succinate dehydrogenase/fumarate reductase iron-sulfur subunit → MEVIFEIIRQQPNSTPVVQSYNLQVDPGTTILDCLNRIKWEQDGTLAFRKNCRNTICGSCAVVINGRSALACKENVGSELARLRNISASVYPHHTINSINSITIAPLGNMPVIKDLVVDMTGFWDNLEAVTPYISTAARQIPEREFLQTPQERSLLDQTGNCIMCGACYSECNARQVNPDFVGPHALAKAYRMVADSRDDNQENRLEEYNHTTQGVWGCTRCFYCDSVCPMGVEPLAQINKIKQKILERKQAHESRSVRHRKVLIDLVKQGGWIDERQFGVQVVGNYFRDLKGLLSLAPLGLRMLVRGKFPLSFEPSAGTQEVRSLIESIQEEESKSH, encoded by the coding sequence ATGGAAGTTATTTTCGAGATTATTCGCCAGCAACCAAATTCTACTCCCGTGGTTCAATCCTATAATCTACAGGTGGATCCGGGAACTACAATCTTGGATTGTCTTAATCGTATTAAATGGGAGCAAGATGGAACTTTGGCATTCCGCAAAAACTGCCGTAATACTATTTGTGGTAGCTGTGCTGTGGTCATTAATGGACGTTCCGCTTTAGCTTGCAAAGAAAACGTTGGTAGCGAACTGGCTAGGTTAAGAAACATTTCTGCTTCTGTTTACCCCCACCATACCATTAATTCCATTAATTCTATTACCATCGCTCCTCTAGGAAATATGCCTGTAATTAAGGATTTGGTGGTAGATATGACCGGGTTTTGGGACAATCTGGAAGCCGTCACACCATATATTAGCACAGCAGCACGACAAATCCCAGAACGGGAATTTCTCCAAACCCCCCAGGAGCGATCGCTTTTAGACCAAACGGGAAATTGTATTATGTGTGGTGCATGTTATTCCGAATGTAATGCTCGTCAGGTCAACCCGGATTTTGTTGGTCCCCATGCTTTAGCTAAAGCCTATCGTATGGTAGCAGATTCTCGTGATGACAATCAAGAAAATCGCTTGGAAGAATATAATCATACAACTCAAGGTGTGTGGGGTTGCACTCGCTGTTTCTATTGTGATTCTGTATGTCCCATGGGAGTAGAACCTTTAGCACAAATCAACAAAATCAAACAAAAGATTTTAGAACGTAAACAAGCTCATGAAAGTCGTTCTGTTCGCCACCGCAAGGTACTGATAGATTTAGTTAAACAGGGAGGATGGATAGATGAGCGTCAGTTTGGGGTGCAAGTGGTTGGCAATTATTTTCGCGATCTCAAAGGACTACTTTCCCTAGCTCCCCTAGGTTTAAGAATGTTAGTCCGAGGCAAGTTTCCCCTTTCCTTTGAGCCATCAGCAGGTACTCAGGAAGTAAGATCTCTTATAGAGTCTATCCAAGAGGAGGAATCAAAATCACATTAG